The Spiroplasma citri genome has a segment encoding these proteins:
- a CDS encoding rolling circle replication-associated protein, with amino-acid sequence MFIQKIKYHFSKYKKNKYENLKYLVAYEYQKLGAVHFHIIFSEYIPNKIIRKYWLYGLNKNLPVKSGTNEFVSKYVAKYIVKAYSQQKSKNIYDLNIKAYRFSANCTDPIVKVGVIEMTKEELKMALCGVKHFYMFADKQKKHMLGISIDSDWHSDYFWQMEEYVPYDKKIFRFFNKITDIGIYKARKKIDKYLNLGKQRYIKKSTF; translated from the coding sequence TTGTTTATTCAAAAAATAAAGTATCATTTTTCTAAATATAAAAAGAATAAATATGAAAATTTAAAATATTTAGTTGCTTATGAGTATCAAAAACTGGGAGCAGTCCATTTTCACATTATATTTAGTGAATATATCCCTAATAAAATAATAAGAAAGTATTGACTTTATGGGTTAAATAAAAATTTACCGGTTAAAAGTGGTACAAATGAATTTGTTAGTAAATATGTTGCAAAATACATTGTAAAAGCATACAGTCAACAAAAATCAAAAAATATTTATGACTTAAATATCAAAGCATATCGTTTTAGTGCAAATTGTACCGACCCAATTGTTAAGGTTGGAGTTATTGAAATGACAAAAGAAGAGTTAAAAATGGCATTATGTGGTGTAAAACATTTTTATATGTTTGCTGATAAACAAAAAAAGCATATGTTAGGTATTAGTATTGATAGTGATTGACATAGTGATTATTTTTGACAAATGGAAGAATATGTTCCATATGATAAAAAAATATTCCGATTTTTTAATAAAATAACCGATATTGGCATATATAAAGCCCGAAAAAAAATAGATAAATACCTTAATTTAGGTAAACAAAGGTACATTAAAAAAAGTACCTTCTAA